From the Temnothorax longispinosus isolate EJ_2023e chromosome 6, Tlon_JGU_v1, whole genome shotgun sequence genome, one window contains:
- the Fkbp59 gene encoding FK506-binding protein 59 isoform X1: MAEIDLSPAQDRGVLKEIIKEGVGDETPTNGCKVKVHYTGTLLNGEKFDSSRDRDKPFKFVVGSNSVIKAWDIGIASMKKGEIAVLTCAPEYAYGKSGSPPSIPPDATLKFEVELLDWCGEDLSPGKDKSIQRFQLVAGQNYANPEDGSTVKIHLVGKYNDEVFEDREIEFILGEGEDVGIVEGVELALPRFLKGEKSRLLIKSKHAFKEEGNPKYKIPPNADVEYEVELQNFEKETSIWSMKPEEKIEQAKMQKEKGTKYLTSNKINLAIKVYQKVPKYLNVVTDFTDDLKKERDSLLVAAHLNLALCYLKTNENLLAKEECGKALELDPQNEKALFRRGQAHLGLASPEIAINDFQEVLKVQPKNTAASKQILICNSLIKKQLAKEKKLYANMFDKFAQEDKQKEEQKLKEQPDVMRETLGEWGQEERPGGRDATAFEKENPNILMLNANGSGEFKNM; this comes from the exons ATGGCCGAGATAGATTTGTCTCCCGCACAGGACAGGGGTGTGTTGAAGGAGATCATCAAGGAAGGTGTTGGCGATGAGACTCCTACGAACGGTTGCAAGGTGAAAGTCCACTATACCGGCACTCTGTTGAACGGCGAGAAGTTTGACTCCAGCAGAGACAGAGATAAGCCGTTCAAATTTGTTGTCGGAAGTAACAGCGTCATCAAAGCATGGGACATCGGCATCGCCAGCATGAAGAAGGGTGAGATCGCTGTGCTGACGTGCGCCCCCGAATATGCCTATGGCAAGTCGGGTAGTCCGCCGTCAATTCCACCTGACGCTACATTGAAATTTGAA GTTGAATTGCTTGACTGGTGCGGAGAAGATCTAAGTCCGGGTAAAGATAAGAGTATTCAGAGATTCCAACTTGTTGCTGGCCAAAACTATGCTAATCCGGAAGACGGCAGCACTGTAAAGA TACACTTGGTTGGAAAGTACAATGATGAAGTATTTGAAGACAGAGAGATAGAATTTATCCTCGGAGAAGGAGAAGATGTAGGAATTGTGGAGGGTGTAGAATTAGCGCTGCCGCGCTTTTTAAAAGGCGAGAAATCTAGGctgttaattaaaagtaaacatgCATTTAAGGAGGAAGGAAATCCGAAATACAAAATTCCGCCAAATGCGGACGTGGAGTATGAAGTGGagttacaaaattttgagAAG gaGACAAGTATATGGTCAATGAAGCCAGAAGAAAAGATAGAACAAGCAAAGAtgcagaaagagaaagggacgAAGTACTTGACATCCAATAAAATCAATCTGGCCATTAAAGTGTACCAGAAAGTCCCCAAGTATTTAAATGTCGTGACAGATTTCACGGACGATCTCAAAAAGGAGAGGGACAGTCTCCTAGTAGCGGCTCACTTAAACCTCGCTCTATGTTATCTGAAAACCAATGAAAACCTTTTGGCCAAGGAAGAATGTGGCAAAGCTCTAGAACTGGATCCGCAGAATGAGAAGGCATTGTTCAGAAGAGGACAAGCGCACCTTGGGCTTGCATCGCCTGAAATCGCTATTAACGATTTCCAAGAGGTTCTAAAAGTACAGCCGAAAAATACGGCCGCGtctaaacaaattttaatctgTAATTCTCTTATTAAGAAGCAATTAGCTAAAGAGAAGAAACTTTACGCGAACATGTTCGATAAGTTTGCGCAGGAAGATAAACAG AAGGAGGAGCAAAAACTGAAGGAACAGCCAGATGTGATGCGCGAGACTCTAGGAGAATGGGGACAGGAAGAAAGACCCGGAGGCAGAGACGCGACTGCCTTTGAAAAGGAAAATCCTAACATACTCATGCTCAACGCTAATGGTTCTGGTGaattcaaaaatatgtaa
- the Psi gene encoding far upstream element-binding protein 3 isoform X1 yields the protein MSDYSAVAPPQNFSQSTAFAAALQRAKQIAAKINPGGAQNNQDSKLKRPLEDSSEPEAKKMASLVVDPLIGIRGGPAGNSLGDAAGQGARPPQVSSNLGGICNEDIRVPDKMVGLIIGRGGEQITRLQSETGCKIQMAPESGGLPERVCTLTGSREAVNRAKELVLSIVNQRSRSEGIGDMNMSGSSGSGMMGHPGFVEIMIPGPKVGLIIGKGGETIKQLQEKSGAKMVVIQEGPSQEQEKPLSSVSFCRITGDPQKVEYAKQLVYELIAEKEMQMFHRGGGGGGGGGGGGGGRGGSGGGGGTERTGNYSNDSGFNHGPANSDGVEVLVPRAAVGVVIGKGGDMIKKIQAESGAKVQFQQGREDGPGDRKCLLSGKHQAVEQARQRIQELIDSVMRRDDGRTNMGGGRGGLRGNGFGGNRNPNEYGSWDRRQGGPMQDKIETTFTVPSSKCGIIIGKGGETIKQINQQTGAHCELDRRNQSNENEKIFIIRGNPEQVEHAKRIFSEKLGMGPAGSSYAGAQGAVGYNPNWNTGYQAWPNQPQSNDGSNANQAPVQVNPQTGQPDYSAQWAEYYRSLGMHREADMIEQQAKQGKQDHNQQGGNSQNQSNPPTPGSAGPNQQPQPQTQPQQQAGAAQNGGQADYSVQWAEYYRSIGKIKEAEAIEAQMKAGKLGMQGNQMTQQQMQTLQGQSAGPPGTTPNAFPQAYGSYPTMNAGSAPTGYYAANAGSNSQPQTGQQNPSFPTGYQNYPYSQSTSEN from the exons ATGAGTGACTACTCAGCGGTCGCGCCGCCTCAGAACTTCAGCCAGAGCACCGCGTTCGCGGCGGCACTCCAACGCGCCAAGCAG ATTGCCGCAAAGATAAATCCAGGTGGTGCACAAAATAATCAGGATTCCAAATTGAAACGCCCTCTTGAAGACAGTTCag AGCCAGAGGCTAAGAAAATGGCATCGTTAGTAGTAGATCCTTTGATAGGTATTCGTGGTGGACCCGCTGGCAATTCCCTTGGAGATGCGGCTGGTCAAGGAGCCAGACCACCGCAAGTTTCTTCCAATTTAGGTGGTATATGCAACGAAGACATCAGAGTTCCAGATAAAATGGTCGGTTTaa TAATTGGCAGAGGTGGAGAACAGATAACAAGATTGCAAAGCGAAACAGGATGTAAGATTCAAATGGCACCGGAAAGTGGTGGGCTGCCTGAGCGTGTTTGCACGCTAACTGGTTCACGAGAAGCTGTCAA TCGTGCGAAGGAGCTTGTATTGTCAATAGTAAATCAAAGGAGCAGAAGCGAGGGAATCGGCGATATGAATATGAGTGGCAGCAGTGGCAGCGGAATGATGGGACATCCAGGATTTGTTGAAATAATGATTCCAGGTCCTAAAGTTGGTTTGATAATCGGCAAAGGGGGGGAAACTATAAAGCAACTTCAAGAGAAGTCTGGAGCTAAGATGGTTGTTATTCAGGAGGGGCCATCTCAGGAACAAGAGAAACCTTTGAG ttctGTGTCTTTCTGTAGAATAACAGGAGATCCCCAGAAAGTTGAATATGCAAAGCAATTAGTCTATGAATTAATAGCTGAAAAAGAAATGCAAATGTTTCatagaggaggaggaggaggaggaggaggaggaggaggaggaggaggaagaggtgGTAGTGGGGGTGGTGGTGGTACCGAAAGGACAGGAAACTATTCTAATGATAGTGGTTTTAATCATGGTCCTGCAAATAGTGATGGAGTAGag GTACTTGTTCCAAGAGCCGCAGTTGGTGTCGTTATTGGTAAAGGTGGggatatgataaaaaagatacaagcTGAAAGCGGAGCTAAAGTTCAATTCCAACAAGGAAGAGAAGACGGCCCTGGCgatagaaaatgtttattgtcAGGAAAGCATCAAGCTGTTGAACAGGCTCGTCAAAGAATTCAGGAGTTGATTGATAGCGTCATg AGAAGAGATGATGGTAGAACTAATATGGGAGGTGGCAGAGGTGGCCTGAGGGGTAATGGTTTTGGTGGCAATCGCAATCCAAATGAGTATGGGAGTTGGGATAGACGACAAGGCGGCCCTATgcaagataaaattgaaacaacGTTTACCGTTCCTTCTTCCAAATGCGGCATTATAATTGGCAAAG GTGGTGAAACTATCAAACAGATCAATCAGCAGACAGGAGCGCACTGTGAGTTAGATAGAAGGAATCAGAGCAATGAGAATGAAAAGATTTTCATTATTCGAGGAAATCCTGAACAAGTTGAACACGCAAAGAGAATATTCAGCGAAAAGCTGGGGATg ggTCCAGCTGGTTCTTCATATGCTGGAGCGCAAGGAGCAGTCGGATACAATCCAAATTGGAATACAGGGTATCAAGCATGGCCAAATCAACCACAATCCAACGACGGAA GCAATGCTAATCAAGCTCCTGTACAAGTCAATCCACAGACTGGTCAGCCAGACTATAGTGCTCAATGGGCGGAGTATTATCGTTCACTAGGCATGCACAGAGAAGCAGACATGATTGAGCAACAAGCGAAACAGGGAAAGCAAGATCATAATCAGCAAGGAG GTAATTCGCAAAATCAGTCTAATCCACCGACACCCGGTTCTGCTGGGCCAAATCAACAGCCGCAGCCACAGACGCAGCCGCAACAGCAGGCAGGTGCCGCGCAAAATGGTGGTCAAGCAGATTATAGCGTGCAATGGGCAGAATATTACAGAAGCATCGGTAAAATAAAGGAAGCAGAAGCGATCGAAGCTCAAATGAAAGCGGGCAAG CTTGGAATGCAAGGGAACCAAATGACCCAGCAACAAATGCAGACTCTTCAGGGGCAATCGGCTGGTCCACCGGGTACCACTCCTAACGCGTTCCCTCAAGCTTATGGAAGTTATCCAACAATGAACGCTGGCTCCGCACCAACTGGTTATTACGCAGCGAATGCTGGATCTAATTCTCAACCACAGACGGGGCAGCAAAATCCTTCTTTCCCAACAGGATATCAGAATTATCCTTACTCACAGTCTACTTCTGAGAATTAA
- the LOC139815179 gene encoding GMP reductase 1, with protein sequence MPNIINDIKLDFKDVLLRPKRSTLKSRSDVDLFREITFRNSKQTYRGIPVMASNMDTVGTFEMAKALSKHGLFTTVHKYYTADEWKGFVALNPDCVKNVAASSGTGNEDYERLSSILEAVPELSFICLDVANGYSQHFVEYVRKVRAQYPNHTIIAGNVVTGEMVEELILSGADIIKVGIGPGSVCTTRMKTGVGYPQLSAVIECADAAHGLKGHIIADGGCTCPGDLAKAFGAGADFVMAGGMFAGHDECGGEVIEKNGKKLKLFYGMSSNTAMKKHVGGVADYRSSEGKTVEVPYRGLVENTVLDILGGLRSACTYTGAERLRELPRRATFIRCTQQLNPMYGPPPEM encoded by the exons ATGCCGAACATAATAAATGACATAAAGCTGGACTTTAAGGACGTGCTGCTGCGCCCGAAACGGAGCACGCTGAAGAGCCGTTCGGAT GTAGACCTTTTCAGAGAGATCACATTTCGCAATTCCAAACAAACATACAGAGGAATTCCCGTGATGGCTTCTAATATGGACACAGTTGGCACGTTTGAAATGGCAAAAGCTTTATCAAAG CATGGTCTTTTTACTACggttcataaatattataccgCAGATGAATGGAAAGGCTTTGTCGCGCTAAATCCCGATTGCGTAAAAAATGTAGCGGCCAGCTCGGGGACAGGAAACGAAGATTACGAACGGCTCTCGAGCATTTTGGAAGCCGTGCCGGAATTGTCATTTATATGCCTGGACGTTGCGAACGGATACTCGCAACATTTTGTGGAATATGTGAGAAAAGTAAGAGCGCAATATCCGAACCACACTATAATT GCAGGAAATGTTGTGACAGGGGAAATGGTGGAGGAACTAATACTCTCAGGAGCGGATATAATTAAAGTAGGAATTGGCCCGGGTTCTGTCTGCACAACGCGAATGAAAACCGGCGTCGGTTATCCGCAATTGAGCGCCGTGATTGAATGCGCGGATGCGGCGCATGGCTTGAAGGGCCACATCATCgcc GACGGTGGGTGTACCTGTCCCGGAGATCTAGCGAAAGCGTTCGGTGCCGGCGCGGACTTCGTCATGGCGGGTGGAATGTTCGCGGGTCACGACGAATGCGGGGGCGAAGTTATAGAAAAGAACGGAAAGaagttgaaacttttttaCGGTATGTCCTCCAATACAGCAATGAAGAAGCACGTCGGTGGTGTTGCAGACTACAG ATCTTCAGAAGGGAAAACTGTCGAAGTGCCTTACAGAGGTTTGGTCGAAAACACTGTGCTGGACATATTAGGCGGCCTAAGATCCGCCTGTACTTACACAGGGGCCGAACGTTTGCGCGAATTACCGCGACGAGCGACGTTTATACGCTGCACGCAACAATTAAATCCCATGTACGGACCTCCCCCAGAAATGTAA
- the Psi gene encoding far upstream element-binding protein 3 isoform X2: protein MSDYSAVAPPQNFSQSTAFAAALQRAKQIAAKINPGGAQNNQDSKLKRPLEDSSEPEAKKMASLVVDPLIGIRGGPAGNSLGDAAGQGARPPQVSSNLGGICNEDIRVPDKMVGLIIGRGGEQITRLQSETGCKIQMAPESGGLPERVCTLTGSREAVNRAKELVLSIVNQRSRSEGIGDMNMSGSSGSGMMGHPGFVEIMIPGPKVGLIIGKGGETIKQLQEKSGAKMVVIQEGPSQEQEKPLRITGDPQKVEYAKQLVYELIAEKEMQMFHRGGGGGGGGGGGGGGRGGSGGGGGTERTGNYSNDSGFNHGPANSDGVEVLVPRAAVGVVIGKGGDMIKKIQAESGAKVQFQQGREDGPGDRKCLLSGKHQAVEQARQRIQELIDSVMRRDDGRTNMGGGRGGLRGNGFGGNRNPNEYGSWDRRQGGPMQDKIETTFTVPSSKCGIIIGKGGETIKQINQQTGAHCELDRRNQSNENEKIFIIRGNPEQVEHAKRIFSEKLGMGPAGSSYAGAQGAVGYNPNWNTGYQAWPNQPQSNDGSNANQAPVQVNPQTGQPDYSAQWAEYYRSLGMHREADMIEQQAKQGKQDHNQQGGNSQNQSNPPTPGSAGPNQQPQPQTQPQQQAGAAQNGGQADYSVQWAEYYRSIGKIKEAEAIEAQMKAGKLGMQGNQMTQQQMQTLQGQSAGPPGTTPNAFPQAYGSYPTMNAGSAPTGYYAANAGSNSQPQTGQQNPSFPTGYQNYPYSQSTSEN, encoded by the exons ATGAGTGACTACTCAGCGGTCGCGCCGCCTCAGAACTTCAGCCAGAGCACCGCGTTCGCGGCGGCACTCCAACGCGCCAAGCAG ATTGCCGCAAAGATAAATCCAGGTGGTGCACAAAATAATCAGGATTCCAAATTGAAACGCCCTCTTGAAGACAGTTCag AGCCAGAGGCTAAGAAAATGGCATCGTTAGTAGTAGATCCTTTGATAGGTATTCGTGGTGGACCCGCTGGCAATTCCCTTGGAGATGCGGCTGGTCAAGGAGCCAGACCACCGCAAGTTTCTTCCAATTTAGGTGGTATATGCAACGAAGACATCAGAGTTCCAGATAAAATGGTCGGTTTaa TAATTGGCAGAGGTGGAGAACAGATAACAAGATTGCAAAGCGAAACAGGATGTAAGATTCAAATGGCACCGGAAAGTGGTGGGCTGCCTGAGCGTGTTTGCACGCTAACTGGTTCACGAGAAGCTGTCAA TCGTGCGAAGGAGCTTGTATTGTCAATAGTAAATCAAAGGAGCAGAAGCGAGGGAATCGGCGATATGAATATGAGTGGCAGCAGTGGCAGCGGAATGATGGGACATCCAGGATTTGTTGAAATAATGATTCCAGGTCCTAAAGTTGGTTTGATAATCGGCAAAGGGGGGGAAACTATAAAGCAACTTCAAGAGAAGTCTGGAGCTAAGATGGTTGTTATTCAGGAGGGGCCATCTCAGGAACAAGAGAAACCTTTGAG AATAACAGGAGATCCCCAGAAAGTTGAATATGCAAAGCAATTAGTCTATGAATTAATAGCTGAAAAAGAAATGCAAATGTTTCatagaggaggaggaggaggaggaggaggaggaggaggaggaggaggaagaggtgGTAGTGGGGGTGGTGGTGGTACCGAAAGGACAGGAAACTATTCTAATGATAGTGGTTTTAATCATGGTCCTGCAAATAGTGATGGAGTAGag GTACTTGTTCCAAGAGCCGCAGTTGGTGTCGTTATTGGTAAAGGTGGggatatgataaaaaagatacaagcTGAAAGCGGAGCTAAAGTTCAATTCCAACAAGGAAGAGAAGACGGCCCTGGCgatagaaaatgtttattgtcAGGAAAGCATCAAGCTGTTGAACAGGCTCGTCAAAGAATTCAGGAGTTGATTGATAGCGTCATg AGAAGAGATGATGGTAGAACTAATATGGGAGGTGGCAGAGGTGGCCTGAGGGGTAATGGTTTTGGTGGCAATCGCAATCCAAATGAGTATGGGAGTTGGGATAGACGACAAGGCGGCCCTATgcaagataaaattgaaacaacGTTTACCGTTCCTTCTTCCAAATGCGGCATTATAATTGGCAAAG GTGGTGAAACTATCAAACAGATCAATCAGCAGACAGGAGCGCACTGTGAGTTAGATAGAAGGAATCAGAGCAATGAGAATGAAAAGATTTTCATTATTCGAGGAAATCCTGAACAAGTTGAACACGCAAAGAGAATATTCAGCGAAAAGCTGGGGATg ggTCCAGCTGGTTCTTCATATGCTGGAGCGCAAGGAGCAGTCGGATACAATCCAAATTGGAATACAGGGTATCAAGCATGGCCAAATCAACCACAATCCAACGACGGAA GCAATGCTAATCAAGCTCCTGTACAAGTCAATCCACAGACTGGTCAGCCAGACTATAGTGCTCAATGGGCGGAGTATTATCGTTCACTAGGCATGCACAGAGAAGCAGACATGATTGAGCAACAAGCGAAACAGGGAAAGCAAGATCATAATCAGCAAGGAG GTAATTCGCAAAATCAGTCTAATCCACCGACACCCGGTTCTGCTGGGCCAAATCAACAGCCGCAGCCACAGACGCAGCCGCAACAGCAGGCAGGTGCCGCGCAAAATGGTGGTCAAGCAGATTATAGCGTGCAATGGGCAGAATATTACAGAAGCATCGGTAAAATAAAGGAAGCAGAAGCGATCGAAGCTCAAATGAAAGCGGGCAAG CTTGGAATGCAAGGGAACCAAATGACCCAGCAACAAATGCAGACTCTTCAGGGGCAATCGGCTGGTCCACCGGGTACCACTCCTAACGCGTTCCCTCAAGCTTATGGAAGTTATCCAACAATGAACGCTGGCTCCGCACCAACTGGTTATTACGCAGCGAATGCTGGATCTAATTCTCAACCACAGACGGGGCAGCAAAATCCTTCTTTCCCAACAGGATATCAGAATTATCCTTACTCACAGTCTACTTCTGAGAATTAA
- the Fkbp59 gene encoding FK506-binding protein 59 isoform X2: MAEIDLSPAQDRGVLKEIIKEGVGDETPTNGCKVKVHYTGTLLNGEKFDSSRDRDKPFKFVVGSNSVIKAWDIGIASMKKGEIAVLTCAPEYAYGKSGSPPSIPPDATLKFEVELLDWCGEDLSPGKDKSIQRFQLVAGQNYANPEDGSTVKIHLVGKYNDEVFEDREIEFILGEGEDVGIVEGVELALPRFLKGEKSRLLIKSKHAFKEEGNPKYKIPPNADVEYEVELQNFEKETSIWSMKPEEKIEQAKMQKEKGTKYLTSNKINLAIKVYQKVPKYLNVVTDFTDDLKKERDSLLVAAHLNLALCYLKTNENLLAKEECGKALELDPQNEKALFRRGQAHLGLASPEIAINDFQEVLKVQPKNTAASKQILICNSLIKKQLAKEKKLYANMFDKFAQEDKQ; this comes from the exons ATGGCCGAGATAGATTTGTCTCCCGCACAGGACAGGGGTGTGTTGAAGGAGATCATCAAGGAAGGTGTTGGCGATGAGACTCCTACGAACGGTTGCAAGGTGAAAGTCCACTATACCGGCACTCTGTTGAACGGCGAGAAGTTTGACTCCAGCAGAGACAGAGATAAGCCGTTCAAATTTGTTGTCGGAAGTAACAGCGTCATCAAAGCATGGGACATCGGCATCGCCAGCATGAAGAAGGGTGAGATCGCTGTGCTGACGTGCGCCCCCGAATATGCCTATGGCAAGTCGGGTAGTCCGCCGTCAATTCCACCTGACGCTACATTGAAATTTGAA GTTGAATTGCTTGACTGGTGCGGAGAAGATCTAAGTCCGGGTAAAGATAAGAGTATTCAGAGATTCCAACTTGTTGCTGGCCAAAACTATGCTAATCCGGAAGACGGCAGCACTGTAAAGA TACACTTGGTTGGAAAGTACAATGATGAAGTATTTGAAGACAGAGAGATAGAATTTATCCTCGGAGAAGGAGAAGATGTAGGAATTGTGGAGGGTGTAGAATTAGCGCTGCCGCGCTTTTTAAAAGGCGAGAAATCTAGGctgttaattaaaagtaaacatgCATTTAAGGAGGAAGGAAATCCGAAATACAAAATTCCGCCAAATGCGGACGTGGAGTATGAAGTGGagttacaaaattttgagAAG gaGACAAGTATATGGTCAATGAAGCCAGAAGAAAAGATAGAACAAGCAAAGAtgcagaaagagaaagggacgAAGTACTTGACATCCAATAAAATCAATCTGGCCATTAAAGTGTACCAGAAAGTCCCCAAGTATTTAAATGTCGTGACAGATTTCACGGACGATCTCAAAAAGGAGAGGGACAGTCTCCTAGTAGCGGCTCACTTAAACCTCGCTCTATGTTATCTGAAAACCAATGAAAACCTTTTGGCCAAGGAAGAATGTGGCAAAGCTCTAGAACTGGATCCGCAGAATGAGAAGGCATTGTTCAGAAGAGGACAAGCGCACCTTGGGCTTGCATCGCCTGAAATCGCTATTAACGATTTCCAAGAGGTTCTAAAAGTACAGCCGAAAAATACGGCCGCGtctaaacaaattttaatctgTAATTCTCTTATTAAGAAGCAATTAGCTAAAGAGAAGAAACTTTACGCGAACATGTTCGATAAGTTTGCGCAGGAAGATAAACAG TAA